One window of the Amycolatopsis mediterranei genome contains the following:
- a CDS encoding Ku protein — MARPVWSGALSLGLVTVPVELYPAVADHTIHFHQFERGTADRIRNRRVNERTGEEVTQGEIVKGYDLGGGDHVLVEPDELDEIAPERSRRIDIEQFVELDEIDPWFFDKTYWLKPAKEDFAKAYGLLLQAMDRSEKAGVAKFVLRGKEYLAAVRAGEGVMVLNTLHFVADLRKPKDVMGKLPEVPKPRPKELDMALALVDEMTAPWKPEDYRDEYSQRVEELIKAKEAGKEIAHEEEPEPSADVVDLFEALSRSVKNRKSGGKEPKKKAAKKPELAELSKSDLDKLAREQGVKGRSKMTRAQLEKALKAS; from the coding sequence ATGGCCCGACCGGTGTGGAGCGGCGCACTGAGCCTGGGGCTGGTCACCGTGCCGGTGGAGCTGTACCCGGCGGTGGCGGACCACACGATCCACTTCCACCAGTTCGAACGCGGCACGGCGGACCGGATCCGCAACCGCCGCGTCAACGAACGGACCGGCGAGGAGGTCACCCAGGGCGAGATCGTCAAGGGCTACGACCTCGGCGGCGGCGACCACGTGCTGGTCGAACCGGACGAACTGGACGAGATCGCGCCCGAGCGGTCGCGCCGGATCGACATCGAGCAGTTCGTCGAGCTCGACGAGATCGACCCGTGGTTCTTCGACAAGACCTACTGGCTCAAGCCGGCGAAGGAGGACTTCGCCAAGGCGTACGGCCTGCTGCTGCAGGCGATGGACCGCAGCGAAAAGGCCGGCGTCGCGAAGTTCGTGCTGCGCGGCAAGGAGTACCTCGCCGCCGTTCGCGCCGGTGAAGGCGTCATGGTGCTCAACACGCTGCACTTCGTCGCCGACCTGCGGAAGCCGAAGGACGTCATGGGCAAGCTGCCGGAGGTGCCGAAACCCCGGCCGAAGGAGCTCGACATGGCGCTGGCGCTGGTCGACGAGATGACCGCTCCCTGGAAACCGGAGGACTACCGCGACGAGTACTCCCAGCGCGTCGAAGAGCTGATCAAGGCCAAGGAAGCCGGCAAAGAGATCGCTCACGAAGAGGAGCCGGAGCCCTCGGCCGACGTGGTGGACCTGTTCGAGGCGCTGTCGCGCAGCGTGAAGAACCGCAAGAGCGGCGGCAAGGAACCCAAGAAGAAGGCGGCGAAGAAACCCGAGCTCGCCGAGCTGTCGAAGTCCGATCTCGACAAGCTGGCCCGGGAACAGGGCGTGAAGGGCCGGTCGAAGATGACGCGCGCCCAGCTGGAGAAGGCGCTGAAGGCGTCGTGA
- a CDS encoding GAF and ANTAR domain-containing protein — translation MTGGHEQLTARLDEVTLAMESLTGMLDSELDLGQMLQAVCDHAVQVVPGADMASITLVREGVPETVASTDQRAVNFDREQYRIGDGPCLRAAETGQPVRVGVGAVGDLWPQFVTSAEQLGVASFLAAPLTVDEDMSGAVNLFGFGEHGFSELGTKILELYTATVVIGLRSARRYFAARELVDQLNRALETRAVIDQAKGILMAAHRITAEEAFQRLVKRSQDGNRKLHEVAAEFVAAVATTT, via the coding sequence ATGACGGGCGGCCATGAGCAGCTGACCGCGCGGCTGGACGAAGTCACGCTCGCGATGGAGTCGCTGACCGGGATGCTGGACAGCGAACTCGACCTCGGGCAGATGCTCCAGGCGGTGTGCGACCACGCCGTGCAGGTGGTCCCGGGGGCCGACATGGCGAGCATCACCCTCGTGCGCGAAGGCGTGCCGGAGACGGTGGCCAGCACCGACCAGCGGGCGGTGAACTTCGACCGCGAGCAGTACCGCATCGGGGACGGCCCGTGCCTGCGCGCCGCCGAGACGGGCCAGCCGGTCCGCGTCGGCGTCGGCGCCGTCGGGGATCTGTGGCCGCAGTTCGTCACCTCGGCCGAGCAGCTGGGGGTGGCCAGTTTCCTCGCCGCGCCGCTGACCGTGGACGAGGACATGTCCGGTGCGGTGAACCTCTTCGGGTTCGGCGAGCACGGCTTCAGCGAGCTGGGCACCAAGATCCTCGAGCTGTACACGGCGACGGTGGTCATCGGCCTGCGCAGCGCGCGCCGGTACTTCGCGGCCCGTGAGCTGGTCGACCAGCTCAACCGCGCCCTGGAGACCCGCGCGGTGATCGACCAGGCCAAGGGCATCCTGATGGCGGCACACCGGATCACCGCGGAGGAAGCCTTCCAGCGCCTGGTGAAGCGTTCGCAGGACGGCAACCGGAAGCTCCACGAGGTGGCGGCGGAGTTCGTGGCGGCGGTGGCGACGACGACGTGA
- a CDS encoding STAS domain-containing protein, with translation MNLPRARHPNLRLRTAWPAPHAVLVTARGELDSATAADLATLLSDRLWATPEQLVVDLSEVDFLGVAGVRVLLHAALQAGQGGTGLLVVTGANAVVRRALRVTGADRRLALADRRPAPAPA, from the coding sequence ATGAACCTTCCCCGGGCCCGGCACCCCAACCTCCGGCTGCGCACCGCGTGGCCCGCCCCGCACGCGGTCTTGGTGACCGCGCGCGGCGAACTCGACAGCGCGACCGCGGCCGACCTGGCCACGCTGCTCTCCGACCGCCTGTGGGCGACGCCGGAACAGCTGGTCGTCGACCTGTCCGAAGTGGACTTCCTCGGCGTGGCCGGCGTCCGGGTGCTGCTGCACGCGGCGCTGCAGGCCGGGCAGGGCGGCACCGGGCTGCTCGTGGTCACCGGGGCCAACGCGGTCGTGCGGCGGGCCCTGCGGGTGACCGGGGCGGACCGGCGCCTCGCGCTGGCCGATCGACGGCCCGCCCCCGCGCCGGCCTGA
- a CDS encoding TIGR03557 family F420-dependent LLM class oxidoreductase: MRIGYTLMTEQTGPDDLVRFAAGAERAGFDFEVMSDHYSPWLDEQGHAPYAWAVLGAVTQVTERAELMTYVTCPTMRYHPAVVAQKAATVQALSGGRFTLGLGAGENLNEHVIGRGWPPANVRHEMLAEAVQIIGGLFDGGYFDYEGKHFRVDSAKLWDLPRTRVPIGVAVSGSQSVQRFAPVADVMIAVEPKVELSQEWDATKLGGAPSRKVGQLPVSWGTDRDAAVKRAHEQFRWFAGGWKVNAELPGPAGFAGATQFVREDDVAGSIPCGPDAEPIVEAVREFEKAGFTDVALVQIGGDQQEGFLDFAEKELLPALRG, from the coding sequence ATGCGGATCGGCTACACCTTGATGACCGAGCAGACGGGCCCGGACGACCTGGTCCGGTTCGCCGCCGGTGCGGAACGGGCCGGCTTCGACTTCGAGGTCATGAGCGACCACTACTCGCCCTGGCTGGACGAACAGGGCCACGCGCCCTACGCCTGGGCCGTGCTGGGCGCGGTCACCCAGGTGACCGAGCGCGCCGAGCTGATGACCTACGTGACCTGCCCGACCATGCGCTACCACCCGGCGGTGGTGGCGCAGAAGGCGGCGACCGTGCAGGCGCTCTCCGGCGGCCGGTTCACCCTCGGCCTCGGTGCCGGGGAGAACCTCAACGAGCACGTCATCGGCCGCGGCTGGCCGCCGGCCAACGTGCGGCACGAAATGCTCGCCGAGGCCGTGCAGATCATCGGCGGCCTGTTCGACGGCGGCTACTTTGACTACGAAGGCAAGCACTTCCGCGTCGACTCGGCGAAGCTGTGGGACCTGCCCCGGACGCGGGTGCCGATCGGGGTCGCGGTCTCCGGTTCGCAGTCGGTGCAGCGGTTCGCCCCGGTCGCCGACGTGATGATCGCCGTCGAACCGAAGGTGGAGCTGTCCCAGGAGTGGGACGCGACCAAGCTCGGCGGCGCGCCGAGCCGCAAGGTCGGGCAGCTGCCCGTGTCTTGGGGCACCGACCGCGACGCCGCCGTGAAGCGCGCGCACGAGCAGTTCCGCTGGTTCGCCGGCGGCTGGAAGGTCAACGCCGAGCTGCCGGGGCCGGCGGGCTTCGCCGGGGCGACGCAGTTCGTCCGCGAGGACGACGTCGCCGGCTCGATCCCGTGCGGCCCGGACGCCGAGCCGATCGTCGAGGCGGTGCGGGAGTTCGAGAAGGCGGGCTTCACCGACGTGGCGCTGGTCCAGATCGGCGGTGACCAGCAGGAGGGCTTCCTCGACTTCGCCGAGAAGGAGCTGCTCCCGGCCTTGCGTGGATAG
- a CDS encoding ATP-binding protein has translation MEEPRSDSSFGGKQSVDELLDELVELRLPAMAEQIPLVRMLTHGVVSRADFGLDAIADAKMAVDEACAQLVQLAELGSQLQCRFRLAPDGLHVIVSTRSSDPRPPSDRTFGWHVLTTLSRSVTAHCDALPGGGAGIVTIELVLNPGTSA, from the coding sequence ATGGAAGAACCTCGAAGCGACAGCTCGTTCGGCGGCAAGCAGAGCGTCGACGAGCTGCTCGACGAACTCGTCGAGCTGCGGCTCCCCGCCATGGCGGAGCAGATTCCGCTGGTCAGGATGCTCACGCACGGCGTGGTCTCGCGCGCGGACTTCGGGCTGGACGCCATCGCCGACGCCAAGATGGCCGTCGACGAAGCGTGCGCGCAGCTCGTCCAGCTGGCGGAATTGGGCTCGCAGCTGCAGTGTCGCTTCCGGCTGGCCCCCGACGGCTTGCACGTCATCGTTTCAACCCGATCGAGCGACCCCCGGCCACCGAGTGACCGCACGTTCGGCTGGCACGTCCTGACGACGCTGAGCCGTTCGGTGACCGCGCACTGCGACGCGCTGCCCGGTGGGGGTGCGGGCATCGTCACGATCGAGCTGGTGCTCAACCCGGGAACGAGCGCGTGA
- a CDS encoding SigB/SigF/SigG family RNA polymerase sigma factor yields MSSERKTLLHRPDEYAHCEPLFQELGSLDTADPRRDVVRSKLVTELLPLAEHIATRFSGRGEPREDLVQVARIGLINAVDRFDPARGHDFLSFAVPTIMGEVRRHFRDTGWSVRVPRRLKELHLSLSQGSAVLSQRLGRAPTPTELAEHLNLDVDEVREGLLAGNAYQALSVDKPVHDDAEALSLADTMGEPDHEMAMVENHEALQPLLQELPKRERAILVMRFFGGLTQTQIADRVGISQMHVSRLLSQTLEQLRGKLTGEG; encoded by the coding sequence GTGAGCAGCGAGCGGAAAACCCTCCTCCACCGCCCGGACGAATACGCCCACTGCGAACCGCTGTTCCAGGAACTGGGCAGCCTCGACACCGCTGATCCGCGCCGGGACGTCGTCCGGAGCAAGCTCGTCACCGAGCTGCTCCCGCTGGCCGAGCACATCGCGACCCGGTTCTCCGGCCGCGGCGAGCCCCGCGAAGACCTGGTCCAGGTGGCGCGGATCGGCCTGATCAACGCCGTCGACCGGTTCGACCCCGCCCGGGGGCACGACTTCCTGTCCTTCGCGGTGCCGACCATCATGGGCGAGGTCCGCCGGCACTTCCGCGACACCGGCTGGTCCGTCCGGGTGCCCCGGCGGCTCAAGGAGCTGCACCTTTCGCTGAGCCAGGGCTCGGCGGTGCTCTCCCAGCGCCTGGGCCGTGCCCCGACGCCGACCGAGCTGGCCGAGCACCTGAACCTCGACGTCGACGAGGTCCGCGAAGGTCTGCTCGCGGGCAACGCCTACCAGGCGCTCTCGGTCGACAAGCCGGTGCACGACGACGCCGAGGCGTTGTCGCTGGCCGACACCATGGGGGAACCGGACCACGAGATGGCCATGGTCGAGAACCACGAGGCCCTCCAGCCGCTGCTGCAGGAACTGCCGAAGCGCGAACGCGCGATCCTGGTGATGCGGTTCTTCGGCGGGCTCACGCAGACCCAGATCGCCGACCGCGTCGGGATCTCCCAGATGCACGTCTCCCGGCTGCTGTCGCAGACCCTGGAGCAGCTGCGCGGGAAGCTCACGGGCGAGGGCTAG
- a CDS encoding CYTH and CHAD domain-containing protein produces the protein MAAPSQVTERERKYEIVAGSGVPRLVGVGGVETQDDPVEHVLDASYYDTETFRLARSGITLRRRVGGPDAGWHLKLPVSADERQELQLPLGGDPHKVPGRLRRLVRAYTLGEKLVPIAHLRTDRFAHRLADAGGRTIATLTDDHVTGEAGGATARFDEWRELELELDPAAEPALLGEFDHALTEAGASVSPWPSKLRRLVGDRVSAPPRPGKKPSAGDVVLAALREHYGRLRRADVGVRLDAEDSVHQMRVAIRKLRSTLRTFGSLIDEKETASVTTELQWLGRELSPARDTEVTEERLREQLDEVPSELVFGPLRQFLTRHFAREAEVGRARALAALTGKRYLQLLRKLDTLLEEPPLTAKARKPAKAGLRKPLRKAAKKLSRAEAAARGLTGVELETALHDVRKKAKRARYAADTVKPVYGKKLAKWRKNVKAVQGTLGEHQDTVVGREILHHLAIAGHGEGQNTFTFGMLHAQDAGRAAKLRETFAREWRRLRKGGRPGWLG, from the coding sequence ATGGCAGCGCCGTCACAGGTGACCGAGCGCGAACGCAAGTACGAGATCGTCGCCGGCAGCGGGGTGCCCCGCCTGGTCGGCGTCGGCGGCGTCGAAACCCAGGACGACCCCGTGGAGCACGTCCTGGACGCGTCCTATTACGACACCGAAACGTTCCGGCTGGCCCGCAGCGGCATCACGCTGCGGCGGCGCGTCGGCGGCCCCGACGCCGGCTGGCACCTCAAGCTTCCGGTGTCGGCCGACGAGCGGCAGGAGCTGCAGCTGCCGCTGGGCGGCGACCCGCACAAGGTGCCCGGCCGGCTGCGGCGGCTGGTGCGGGCGTACACGCTGGGGGAGAAGCTGGTGCCGATCGCGCACCTGCGCACCGACCGCTTCGCCCACCGGCTCGCCGACGCTGGCGGCCGCACCATCGCGACCCTCACCGACGACCACGTGACCGGGGAAGCCGGTGGCGCGACCGCGCGGTTCGACGAGTGGCGCGAACTGGAACTCGAACTGGACCCCGCGGCCGAACCGGCGCTGCTCGGGGAGTTCGACCACGCGCTGACCGAGGCCGGTGCCTCGGTTTCGCCGTGGCCGTCGAAACTGCGCCGCCTCGTCGGTGACCGCGTCTCGGCGCCGCCGCGGCCCGGCAAGAAGCCGTCCGCCGGCGACGTCGTGCTGGCGGCTTTGCGCGAGCACTACGGCCGGTTGCGCCGTGCGGACGTCGGGGTGCGGCTGGACGCCGAGGATTCGGTCCACCAGATGCGCGTCGCGATCCGTAAACTGCGAAGCACGTTGCGCACCTTCGGGTCGCTCATCGACGAGAAGGAGACGGCGTCGGTCACGACCGAGCTGCAGTGGCTCGGCCGCGAGTTGTCGCCGGCCAGGGACACCGAGGTGACCGAGGAGCGGCTGCGCGAGCAGCTCGACGAAGTGCCTTCGGAGCTCGTGTTCGGGCCGCTGCGCCAGTTCCTCACCCGCCACTTCGCCCGTGAGGCGGAGGTAGGGCGGGCTCGCGCGCTGGCCGCGCTGACCGGCAAGCGCTACCTGCAGCTGCTGCGCAAGCTGGACACCCTGCTGGAAGAACCACCGCTGACCGCGAAGGCGCGCAAGCCCGCGAAGGCCGGTCTGCGCAAGCCGCTGCGAAAGGCCGCCAAGAAGCTGAGCCGCGCCGAAGCGGCGGCGCGCGGCCTGACGGGCGTCGAGCTGGAGACGGCCCTGCACGACGTGCGCAAGAAGGCCAAGCGGGCCCGCTACGCCGCCGACACCGTGAAGCCGGTGTACGGGAAGAAGCTGGCCAAGTGGCGCAAGAACGTCAAGGCCGTCCAGGGCACGCTGGGCGAGCACCAGGACACCGTGGTCGGCCGGGAAATCCTGCACCACCTCGCCATCGCCGGCCACGGCGAGGGGCAGAACACCTTCACCTTCGGGATGCTCCACGCCCAGGACGCCGGGCGGGCCGCGAAGCTGCGCGAGACGTTCGCGCGGGAGTGGCGCCGGCTGCGGAAGGGCGGGCGCCCGGGCTGGCTGGGTTGA
- a CDS encoding hemerythrin domain-containing protein, which yields MNGNQSATDLTTVLAGDHRELDRLCTELELGQGSPENRKDLADHLIAELVRHSVAEEPYLDGDGDLAEADRLMRQLEGAGPQETRFERLLGGLIRAVRRHVREEGPAAVREIGRTCSADRQAELGREVLETREAAPTLPHPDLADRVPQADQLWPGPGFVDRARAALRAPASG from the coding sequence ATGAACGGCAACCAGTCCGCAACCGACCTGACGACCGTCCTCGCCGGCGACCACCGCGAACTCGACCGGCTCTGCACCGAGCTCGAGCTCGGCCAGGGCAGCCCGGAGAACCGCAAGGACCTCGCCGACCACCTGATCGCGGAGCTGGTCCGCCACTCCGTCGCCGAAGAGCCCTACCTCGACGGCGACGGCGACCTCGCCGAAGCGGACCGCCTGATGCGCCAGCTCGAAGGCGCCGGGCCGCAGGAGACGCGGTTCGAACGCCTGCTGGGCGGGCTGATCCGCGCCGTCCGGCGGCACGTCCGCGAGGAGGGACCCGCGGCCGTGCGCGAGATCGGGCGCACCTGCTCCGCCGACCGGCAGGCCGAACTGGGCCGGGAGGTCCTCGAAACCCGCGAGGCCGCACCCACGCTCCCGCACCCCGATCTCGCCGACCGGGTGCCCCAGGCCGACCAGCTGTGGCCGGGGCCGGGGTTCGTCGACCGGGCCCGTGCCGCCCTGCGCGCCCCGGCATCGGGTTGA
- a CDS encoding GAF and ANTAR domain-containing protein, with amino-acid sequence MSVGEEEWARERAWFGRDGEPEPGPLARQFADLTRTLLDVTPTVAGVLKLVVGAATALIPDAHLVSVTLRDADGTFHTPVGTAPIAEQLDQVQYDHGEGPCVESARPDGPAVGWSQDLGRDPRWPAFGPAAARHGFHSVLATALLPDARPPRLSGALNIYSRTPGAFDARAIDLALLLATHASLALAHTQAVAAAELESAHLRRAVDSRDVIGQAKGILMQRRGITADEAFDVLRRASQDLNVKLADLAKALAARHTEVDLPASEA; translated from the coding sequence ATGAGCGTCGGCGAAGAGGAGTGGGCCCGGGAACGGGCCTGGTTCGGGCGGGACGGTGAACCGGAGCCGGGGCCGCTGGCTCGGCAGTTCGCCGACCTCACGCGGACCCTGCTCGACGTGACGCCGACGGTCGCCGGGGTGCTCAAGCTCGTCGTCGGGGCCGCGACCGCGCTCATCCCGGACGCCCACCTGGTCAGCGTCACCCTGCGGGACGCCGACGGCACCTTCCACACCCCGGTCGGCACGGCTCCGATCGCCGAGCAGCTCGACCAGGTGCAGTACGACCACGGCGAAGGCCCCTGCGTCGAGTCGGCGCGCCCGGACGGCCCGGCCGTCGGCTGGTCGCAGGACCTGGGCCGGGACCCGCGCTGGCCGGCGTTCGGCCCGGCCGCCGCCCGCCACGGCTTCCACTCGGTGCTGGCCACCGCCCTGCTCCCGGACGCCCGCCCGCCCCGGCTCTCCGGCGCGCTCAACATCTACTCGCGCACCCCGGGCGCGTTCGACGCGCGGGCAATCGACCTCGCGCTGCTGCTGGCGACGCACGCGTCGCTCGCGCTGGCCCACACCCAGGCCGTGGCCGCGGCCGAACTGGAATCGGCGCATCTGCGCCGGGCGGTGGACAGCCGCGACGTCATCGGCCAGGCGAAGGGCATCTTGATGCAGCGCCGCGGCATCACCGCCGACGAGGCCTTCGACGTGCTGCGCCGCGCGTCGCAGGACCTCAACGTCAAGCTCGCCGATCTGGCGAAGGCCCTCGCCGCCCGGCACACCGAAGTGGACCTGCCGGCCTCGGAGGCCTGA
- a CDS encoding SRPBCC family protein — MSTITEIVDVEVPVSTAYNQWTQFEEFPRFMEGVEEIRQVDATHTHWVTRFGGVTREFDATITEQHPDERVAWTSDSGPDHAGVITFHRLDDSHTRVTAQMDIDPEGFAENVADKLGVLGRRVKGDLKRFKEFIEQRGGRETGAWRGDVDRPGR, encoded by the coding sequence ATGAGCACGATCACCGAAATCGTGGACGTGGAAGTCCCCGTTTCGACCGCGTACAACCAGTGGACGCAGTTCGAGGAATTCCCCCGATTCATGGAGGGCGTCGAAGAAATCCGCCAGGTGGACGCCACCCACACCCACTGGGTGACGCGGTTCGGCGGCGTGACCCGCGAATTCGATGCGACGATCACCGAGCAGCACCCCGACGAGCGGGTCGCCTGGACGTCGGACTCCGGTCCGGACCACGCCGGCGTCATCACCTTCCACCGGCTCGACGACTCGCACACCCGGGTGACCGCGCAGATGGACATCGACCCGGAGGGCTTCGCCGAGAACGTCGCCGACAAGCTCGGCGTGCTCGGCCGCCGCGTCAAGGGCGACCTCAAGCGGTTCAAGGAGTTCATCGAGCAGCGCGGCGGCCGGGAGACCGGCGCCTGGCGCGGTGACGTGGACCGCCCGGGGCGGTAG
- a CDS encoding phage holin family protein, giving the protein MIEEVNKKPASDRSVGELVTDLTDEVKRLVRDEMRLAAFELQRKGKKMGLGAGLFGAAGLFAFLGAGTLVAAAVLALALVVPGWLAAVLVAVALFLVAGIAALVGKKEVTQGVPPVPEEAISGVREDVATVKQGVRT; this is encoded by the coding sequence GTGATCGAAGAGGTGAACAAGAAGCCGGCTTCCGACCGCTCGGTCGGCGAACTGGTGACGGACCTGACCGACGAGGTCAAGCGGCTCGTCCGGGACGAGATGCGGCTCGCGGCCTTCGAACTGCAGCGCAAGGGCAAGAAGATGGGCCTCGGCGCCGGGTTGTTCGGCGCGGCGGGGCTGTTCGCGTTCCTCGGGGCCGGCACGCTGGTCGCGGCGGCCGTGCTGGCGCTCGCGCTCGTCGTGCCCGGCTGGCTGGCGGCGGTGCTCGTCGCGGTCGCGCTGTTCCTCGTGGCCGGGATCGCGGCCCTGGTCGGCAAGAAGGAAGTGACGCAAGGGGTGCCGCCGGTGCCCGAAGAAGCGATCAGCGGCGTCCGCGAAGACGTGGCGACCGTGAAGCAGGGAGTGCGGACATGA
- a CDS encoding DUF3618 domain-containing protein, with the protein MSGDFPKNAEEARLDRDATREELTETLEALGQKLDVKARVKENVDEKLDQATAKVADVTNEPTAVKFRQGADAVRANPLPVFAGVLGLLILIRLILRRRNS; encoded by the coding sequence ATGAGCGGGGACTTCCCGAAGAACGCCGAGGAAGCACGCCTCGACCGGGACGCCACCCGGGAGGAGCTCACCGAGACCCTGGAAGCGCTCGGGCAGAAGCTCGACGTGAAGGCCAGGGTCAAGGAGAACGTCGACGAAAAGCTCGACCAGGCGACCGCGAAGGTCGCCGACGTGACGAACGAGCCGACCGCGGTCAAGTTCCGCCAGGGCGCCGACGCCGTCCGCGCCAACCCGCTGCCGGTCTTCGCCGGCGTGCTGGGCCTGCTGATCCTGATCCGCCTGATCCTGCGCCGGAGGAACTCGTGA
- a CDS encoding DUF4235 domain-containing protein: MNKALYKPLSWVVGALGGILAGQVFKQVWSRVAGEDDAPDATDRDYTWRQVVIAAAVQGAIFGAVKAATERAGAVGYRKATGD; encoded by the coding sequence GTGAACAAAGCGCTCTACAAGCCGCTGAGCTGGGTGGTGGGTGCCCTCGGCGGCATCCTCGCCGGCCAGGTGTTCAAGCAGGTCTGGAGCCGCGTGGCCGGGGAGGACGATGCCCCCGACGCCACCGACCGCGACTACACCTGGCGTCAGGTGGTCATCGCGGCGGCGGTGCAGGGGGCGATCTTCGGTGCCGTCAAGGCCGCCACCGAACGCGCCGGCGCCGTCGGTTACCGCAAGGCGACCGGCGACTAG
- a CDS encoding STAS domain-containing protein, translating to MYDCFRTIYEPSGLTVTTTARPGGITVLTLVGDIDAATVGILDEALATGERLVLDLTRVAFLSCAGVRSLLQADARTELAVVLGGHAVTRSLEATGADLVLKIHPRVGAALAGLALEPGREA from the coding sequence ATGTACGACTGTTTCCGCACGATCTACGAACCGTCCGGCCTCACCGTCACCACGACCGCACGACCGGGTGGGATCACCGTCCTCACCCTGGTCGGCGACATCGACGCCGCCACGGTCGGCATCCTCGACGAAGCCCTCGCCACCGGGGAGCGGCTGGTACTCGACCTGACCCGGGTCGCCTTCCTGAGCTGCGCCGGGGTCCGCTCGCTGCTGCAGGCCGACGCCCGCACCGAACTCGCCGTCGTGCTCGGCGGCCACGCGGTCACCCGTTCGCTCGAAGCCACCGGCGCCGACCTGGTGCTGAAGATCCACCCGCGCGTCGGCGCCGCGCTCGCCGGCCTGGCCCTCGAGCCCGGCCGGGAGGCGTGA
- a CDS encoding NAD(P)/FAD-dependent oxidoreductase — protein sequence MRVVIVGGGFAGYHAAKSLRKEAGDDVEVVVLNPTDYFLYLPLLPEVAAGILDPRRVAVSIPETLPGVRLVLGVATGVDFDSRHVTYTDPEDNEHRIGYDRLVLAAGSVNKLLPIPGVPEYAHGFRGVPEALYLRDHITRQIELAAAAEDPAERDARCTFVVVGAGYTGTEVAAQGPAFTAALAARHPELAGQRIRWLLVDVAERVLPELAGRLGRTADQVLRSRGVEVLMKTSVDHADAKGVTLTNGDAVPARTLVWCVGVRPDPLVAGLGLETAKGRLVVTEQLNVPGRDDVFACGDAAAVPDLTRPGQYTAMTAQHAERQGRLAGRNVAASLGYGRRGTYRHHDLGFVVDLGAGAAAANPLHIPLSGRPAKAVTRGYHLMAMPGNRLRTAVDWLLEALTGRQTVQLGLVRSGAVPLDTDSPELPRR from the coding sequence ATGCGTGTCGTGATCGTCGGCGGCGGTTTCGCCGGATACCACGCCGCGAAAAGCCTGCGGAAGGAAGCCGGCGATGACGTCGAAGTCGTCGTGCTGAACCCGACGGATTACTTCCTCTACCTGCCGTTGCTGCCCGAAGTGGCGGCCGGGATCCTCGACCCGCGGCGCGTCGCGGTTTCGATTCCCGAAACGCTGCCCGGTGTCCGGCTCGTCCTCGGCGTGGCCACCGGGGTGGACTTCGATTCCCGCCACGTCACCTACACCGACCCCGAGGACAACGAGCACCGGATCGGGTACGACCGGCTGGTGCTGGCCGCGGGCAGCGTCAACAAGCTGTTGCCGATCCCGGGCGTCCCGGAGTACGCGCACGGCTTCCGCGGCGTGCCGGAAGCGCTGTACCTGCGCGACCACATCACCCGGCAGATCGAACTGGCCGCCGCGGCCGAAGACCCGGCCGAACGCGACGCGCGCTGCACGTTCGTGGTGGTCGGGGCCGGCTACACCGGCACCGAGGTCGCCGCGCAGGGTCCCGCGTTCACCGCGGCGCTCGCCGCGCGCCACCCCGAGCTGGCCGGGCAGCGGATCCGCTGGCTGCTGGTGGACGTCGCCGAGCGGGTGCTGCCCGAGCTCGCCGGGCGGCTCGGCCGGACCGCCGATCAGGTGCTGCGCTCGCGCGGGGTCGAGGTGCTCATGAAGACCTCGGTCGACCACGCCGACGCCAAGGGCGTCACGCTGACCAACGGCGACGCCGTGCCGGCCCGCACCCTCGTGTGGTGCGTCGGCGTGCGGCCGGACCCGCTGGTGGCCGGCCTGGGGCTCGAGACCGCGAAGGGCCGGTTGGTGGTCACCGAGCAGCTGAACGTGCCGGGCCGCGACGACGTGTTCGCCTGCGGCGACGCGGCCGCGGTGCCCGACCTCACCCGTCCCGGCCAGTACACCGCGATGACCGCGCAGCACGCCGAGCGCCAAGGCAGGCTCGCCGGACGCAACGTGGCGGCGTCGCTCGGGTACGGCCGCCGGGGCACCTACCGCCACCACGACCTCGGCTTCGTCGTCGACCTCGGGGCCGGCGCCGCCGCGGCGAACCCGCTGCACATCCCGCTGTCCGGGCGCCCCGCGAAGGCCGTGACCCGCGGCTACCACCTCATGGCGATGCCGGGCAACCGCCTGCGCACGGCCGTCGACTGGCTCCTGGAGGCGCTGACCGGCCGCCAGACCGTCCAATTGGGACTCGTCCGCTCCGGTGCCGTGCCGCTCGACACGGACAGCCCGGAACTCCCCCGCCGCTGA